One region of Anabaena sphaerica FACHB-251 genomic DNA includes:
- a CDS encoding YihY/virulence factor BrkB family protein, with translation MFKFYFIKFFRHLNWRTLKKTFARTVERRLLGLASEIAFNAMLSLFPAILAVLTAIGLFAESLRNTFMQLTTQLSQIVPEDAWILISDFATQEIANSKNSELFSFSFAIAIWTASGAVSTAMTAFDEIEQISPENTRPFWKAKLISVGLTIGTILLLVLASFLVFISDLLLGMVVGSNSYLAFLLPLWQLLLWPLALVIVAATFSLVYRYGPSVWKPGTPLMPGSVLAAIFWALVSALFRLYVTNFGNYNKVYGTVGTFIVLMLWLWISAFVLLVGNQLNVIVGESMRSKIGNREQVTGYR, from the coding sequence ATGTTCAAATTCTATTTTATCAAGTTTTTTCGCCACCTCAATTGGCGTACACTGAAAAAAACTTTTGCCAGGACTGTGGAAAGGAGACTTTTAGGACTGGCTTCAGAAATTGCCTTTAATGCTATGTTATCCCTGTTTCCGGCGATTCTTGCCGTGCTGACAGCGATTGGCTTGTTTGCAGAATCTTTGCGAAACACCTTTATGCAACTAACAACGCAACTGAGTCAAATTGTACCCGAAGACGCGTGGATTTTGATTAGTGACTTTGCTACACAAGAAATTGCTAACTCTAAAAATTCTGAGTTATTTTCTTTCAGTTTTGCGATCGCTATTTGGACAGCTTCTGGTGCAGTCAGTACCGCTATGACTGCTTTTGATGAAATCGAACAAATTTCCCCAGAAAATACGCGCCCTTTTTGGAAAGCTAAACTCATTTCGGTAGGATTAACAATTGGTACTATATTACTTTTAGTGCTGGCTTCTTTCCTGGTATTTATTAGCGATTTACTTTTAGGAATGGTGGTTGGTAGCAATTCTTATTTAGCATTCTTATTACCTCTTTGGCAACTGCTACTTTGGCCTTTAGCTTTAGTTATTGTTGCTGCCACATTTAGCTTAGTCTATCGTTATGGACCAAGCGTATGGAAACCAGGTACACCATTGATGCCTGGATCAGTTTTAGCCGCTATATTTTGGGCGCTAGTCTCCGCCCTATTTCGCCTTTATGTCACCAACTTTGGAAATTATAATAAAGTTTACGGTACAGTGGGAACTTTTATAGTATTAATGTTGTGGTTGTGGATTAGTGCCTTTGTTCTCCTTGTTGGCAACCAGTTAAATGTAATTGTCGGTGAATCTATGCGATCAAAAATAGGGAATAGGGAACAGGTTACAGGTTACAGGTGA
- a CDS encoding DUF4112 domain-containing protein, with protein MSNSPHKIAIEADGYAATLKRLRQISGLLDNAITIPGTKVGIGLDPILGLIPVGGDVLVLIFSFYIIIESARLGVSRATLSRMVVNIIIDALVGAIPMLGDLFDFAWRANSYNITLLEDYLKLPGEKKKADQGFIIALFAGLFLLAIVLVTLPVILIAMLWKTLTGG; from the coding sequence ATGTCTAATTCTCCTCATAAAATTGCCATTGAAGCTGATGGTTATGCAGCTACGTTAAAACGTCTGCGTCAAATCAGTGGACTGTTGGATAATGCTATTACCATTCCTGGAACTAAAGTGGGTATTGGTTTAGATCCGATTTTGGGATTAATACCAGTTGGTGGTGATGTTTTGGTATTAATATTTTCTTTCTACATTATCATCGAATCGGCACGGCTAGGTGTGTCAAGAGCAACTTTGAGCAGAATGGTTGTAAATATTATCATTGATGCTTTAGTAGGTGCTATACCTATGTTAGGAGATCTATTTGATTTTGCCTGGAGAGCGAATAGTTATAACATCACTTTATTGGAAGATTACTTAAAATTACCTGGTGAAAAAAAGAAAGCGGATCAGGGTTTTATTATTGCTCTTTTCGCTGGATTGTTTTTACTTGCCATTGTCTTAGTAACATTACCTGTGATACTAATAGCAATGCTATGGAAAACCTTAACAGGCGGTTAA
- a CDS encoding alpha/beta fold hydrolase, producing the protein MKDWWQRNFPQGRQNLIITDANGYPVQIAYGEKGTGKPLILLHGLGSWSYNWRHCINPLSKYFRVICFDAKGYGFSEKSLSRREENGHQVIELERIIKALCDEPPVIVAESLGALVSLALAAKSPHLIGRLVVMNAPIFAETLPHWAMGILAQTPLEVIQTIDYLRLAYVFAPIVREVMAIERRKVLFDPSILTEEDVYWITYPFIEIPGTLVKVAEELQIAVKEIENLQAKKPNMLTEIQNNLSAIECQTLILWGDKDSWFPASHGEKLHQHLPNSRFKILDNCYHDASTGAFELVNTEIIKFLQDTNFC; encoded by the coding sequence ATGAAAGATTGGTGGCAACGTAACTTTCCTCAAGGGCGGCAAAATCTAATTATTACTGATGCTAATGGATATCCCGTACAAATCGCTTATGGCGAAAAAGGTACAGGTAAGCCGCTGATTTTATTGCATGGGTTAGGCAGTTGGAGTTATAATTGGCGGCATTGTATCAACCCTTTATCTAAATATTTTCGGGTAATTTGTTTTGATGCTAAAGGCTATGGTTTTTCAGAAAAATCTCTATCACGTCGAGAAGAAAATGGTCATCAAGTAATTGAGTTAGAACGAATTATTAAAGCTTTATGTGATGAACCACCTGTTATTGTTGCCGAATCTTTAGGGGCATTAGTTTCTTTAGCCTTAGCTGCAAAATCTCCCCACTTAATTGGGCGTTTAGTAGTTATGAATGCGCCGATTTTTGCTGAAACATTACCTCATTGGGCGATGGGAATATTGGCACAAACACCACTGGAAGTCATACAGACAATTGACTATTTACGTCTAGCTTATGTGTTTGCACCTATAGTTAGAGAAGTAATGGCAATAGAAAGGCGTAAGGTGTTATTTGATCCTTCTATTCTCACCGAAGAAGATGTTTATTGGATAACTTACCCGTTTATTGAAATTCCGGGAACTTTGGTGAAAGTCGCTGAAGAGTTACAAATAGCAGTAAAAGAAATTGAAAATTTACAAGCTAAAAAACCAAATATGCTGACTGAAATTCAAAATAATCTCAGTGCTATTGAATGTCAAACTCTAATTTTATGGGGTGATAAAGATAGTTGGTTTCCTGCTAGTCATGGTGAAAAATTACATCAACATTTACCAAATTCCCGGTTTAAAATTCTGGATAACTGTTATCATGACGCATCAACTGGCGCTTTTGAATTAGTGAATACTGAGATTATTAAATTTTTGCAGGACACAAATTTCTGTTGA
- a CDS encoding serine/threonine-protein kinase: MKSIGKGGFGEVYLAQHSQTGKLVALKVMLPEVAQDEDHVQMFLREIENMKALKHPHVVELFDYGYAENIFFLVMEYYEGGNVYDLMQQLGGKLPLDMSLGIILQVLDGLTYTHQAEIPYVKLADGKFAKGKGLVHRDLKPNNIFLCNINGKLTAKIGDYGLAKSFDLAGLIGQTFTKRMGGTPGFIPRQQVLKFKDAKPDVDVWASAACLYNMLTAYFPRNFTDDHFMDVLENDPVPILQRSGNIPIKLAEVIDLALTEKPQIYFPSAAKFKEALINVIL; the protein is encoded by the coding sequence ATCAAATCTATCGGTAAAGGTGGTTTTGGAGAAGTTTATTTAGCACAACATTCCCAAACGGGTAAACTTGTCGCTTTAAAAGTCATGTTACCAGAAGTTGCACAGGATGAAGATCATGTCCAAATGTTCCTCCGGGAAATTGAAAACATGAAAGCTTTAAAACATCCTCATGTTGTAGAATTATTTGATTATGGTTACGCAGAAAATATATTTTTCCTAGTTATGGAATATTACGAAGGTGGTAATGTTTATGATTTAATGCAGCAATTAGGAGGAAAATTACCCCTAGATATGTCTTTAGGAATTATCCTGCAAGTTTTAGATGGTTTAACATATACCCATCAAGCAGAAATTCCCTATGTTAAATTAGCTGATGGTAAATTTGCAAAAGGTAAAGGTTTAGTTCACCGAGATTTAAAACCAAATAATATTTTCCTCTGTAATATTAACGGTAAACTAACCGCAAAAATCGGTGATTATGGTTTAGCGAAATCTTTTGATTTAGCAGGTTTAATTGGACAAACTTTCACCAAAAGAATGGGGGGTACACCTGGTTTTATTCCTCGTCAACAGGTGCTAAAATTTAAAGATGCAAAACCTGATGTTGATGTATGGGCAAGTGCAGCTTGTCTATATAATATGTTAACAGCATATTTTCCCCGCAATTTCACAGATGATCATTTTATGGATGTTCTGGAAAATGATCCTGTGCCGATTTTACAACGTAGTGGAAATATCCCTATAAAATTAGCTGAAGTGATAGATTTAGCTTTAACCGAAAAGCCGCAAATCTATTTTCCAAGTGCTGCAAAGTTTAAAGAAGCACTCATTAATGTAATCCTGTAA
- the thrC gene encoding threonine synthase, whose protein sequence is MTLSLSVAKSHRQPWPGLIEAYREYLPVTESTPVVTLLEGNTPLIPVPAIAERIGKQVKVFVKYDGLNPTGSFKDRGMTMAITKAKEAGAKAVICASTGNTSAAAAAYAQRGGMKPFVLIPDGYVALGKLAQALLYGAEVLAIKGNFDRALEIVREMAEHYPITLVNSVNPYRLEGQKTGAFEVVDALGNAPDWLCIPVGNAGNITAYWMGFCQYHQDRKCDRLPKMMGFQAAGAAPLVYGQPVAHPETLATAIRIGNPASWDKAIAAQTASQGCFNAVTDEEILDAYRLLASSEGIFCEPASAASVAGLLKVKDQVPTGATVVCVLTGNGLKDPDTAIKHSHAQFKQGIPAELKAVAEAMGF, encoded by the coding sequence GTGACTTTGAGCTTGTCTGTTGCTAAATCTCATCGCCAACCTTGGCCCGGTCTGATAGAAGCCTATCGGGAATACTTGCCTGTCACCGAAAGCACTCCAGTTGTTACTCTCTTGGAAGGTAACACACCTTTAATTCCTGTGCCAGCGATCGCAGAACGCATTGGTAAACAGGTCAAGGTATTTGTTAAATATGATGGTCTCAACCCCACCGGCAGCTTCAAAGACCGGGGTATGACCATGGCCATTACCAAGGCTAAGGAAGCTGGAGCTAAGGCGGTGATTTGTGCTAGTACAGGTAATACTTCCGCTGCTGCTGCGGCTTATGCTCAACGCGGAGGAATGAAACCTTTTGTGTTGATTCCTGATGGTTATGTAGCTTTGGGTAAGTTGGCACAAGCGTTACTCTATGGCGCTGAAGTATTAGCTATTAAAGGAAATTTTGACCGGGCTTTAGAAATAGTCCGGGAAATGGCGGAACATTATCCCATCACTTTGGTAAATTCTGTCAATCCTTACCGCTTGGAAGGTCAGAAAACTGGCGCTTTTGAAGTGGTGGATGCTTTGGGTAATGCTCCTGACTGGTTATGTATTCCGGTAGGAAATGCGGGAAATATCACAGCATATTGGATGGGTTTTTGTCAATACCATCAAGATAGAAAATGCGATCGCTTACCGAAAATGATGGGTTTTCAAGCTGCTGGTGCTGCACCTTTGGTATATGGTCAACCAGTAGCACATCCTGAAACTTTAGCGACTGCGATTAGAATTGGTAATCCAGCCAGTTGGGATAAAGCGATCGCTGCTCAAACTGCTAGTCAAGGTTGTTTTAACGCTGTCACAGATGAGGAAATTCTTGACGCTTATCGGCTGTTAGCGTCATCGGAAGGGATTTTCTGTGAACCTGCCAGCGCGGCTTCTGTAGCTGGGTTGTTAAAGGTGAAAGATCAAGTTCCTACAGGTGCAACTGTGGTTTGTGTCCTCACGGGTAATGGTTTGAAAGACCCAGATACAGCAATTAAACACAGTCATGCTCAGTTTAAACAGGGTATTCCCGCAGAGTTGAAAGCTGTAGCTGAAGCGATGGGATTTTAA
- a CDS encoding serine/threonine protein kinase — translation MIIWQPGEEINKGRFIIQGKPLGSGGFGITYKALEPNTGKLYAIKTLNSTMQLSEDFAEEQVKFINEALTIKGFDHKHILKVHEVIQEGQLFGVVMEYIDGVTLFKYVQNQGQLSESEALLYIDQIGQALEYIHNKGQLHRDIKPGNILLRQNKQEAVLIDFGLTRSLATKSMTNSLTEGYAPIEQYRRKGNFGSHTDVYALAATLYYLLTADGLKQEGEISPVPATNRKYDDEPLPEPKHYNSRISQRVNDAILQGMEIEPEKRTATVLKFRESLGLVVQPRRTPPPNPLPASEEGGLKSSCGMDYKKVLAAHQPLSG, via the coding sequence ATGATCATTTGGCAACCAGGGGAAGAGATCAACAAGGGTAGATTTATCATTCAGGGTAAACCATTGGGTAGCGGTGGTTTTGGAATTACCTACAAAGCTTTAGAACCCAACACAGGCAAATTATACGCTATCAAAACTCTAAACTCAACCATGCAACTGAGTGAAGACTTTGCAGAAGAACAGGTTAAGTTTATTAACGAAGCCTTGACAATTAAAGGGTTTGATCATAAACACATTCTCAAAGTTCATGAAGTCATCCAAGAAGGTCAACTTTTTGGCGTGGTGATGGAATATATTGATGGGGTGACTTTATTTAAGTATGTCCAAAATCAAGGACAATTATCAGAAAGTGAAGCACTTTTATATATAGATCAAATTGGTCAAGCGTTAGAATATATCCACAATAAAGGACAGTTACACCGAGATATTAAACCGGGAAATATTCTATTACGACAAAATAAACAAGAAGCGGTATTAATAGACTTTGGTTTAACTCGCAGTCTCGCTACTAAAAGCATGACAAACTCCCTCACAGAAGGTTATGCACCTATTGAACAATATCGTCGTAAGGGTAATTTTGGTTCTCACACTGATGTCTATGCTTTAGCTGCAACTTTATATTATCTCTTAACTGCTGATGGATTGAAACAAGAGGGAGAAATTAGTCCAGTACCCGCAACTAACCGGAAATATGATGATGAACCTTTACCCGAACCAAAACATTATAATTCTCGCATTAGTCAGAGGGTGAATGATGCTATTTTGCAGGGAATGGAAATAGAACCGGAAAAACGTACTGCGACGGTTTTGAAGTTTCGGGAAAGTTTGGGTTTGGTGGTTCAACCGAGAAGAACCCCACCCCCTAACCCCCTCCCCGCAAGCGAAGAGGGGGGACTAAAATCATCCTGTGGAATGGACTATAAAAAAGTCCTTGCTGCACACCAGCCGCTTTCGGGTTAG
- a CDS encoding DUF4870 domain-containing protein: protein MYDSDKRKILSALSHGAIFFSTTIVSVGLPIGLLIISDDPVVKDNAKESINFHFNVWFYGAILGALFFLLGWLVLPLVILLPLAGLGYFIHWGLTIFALIKVFANPDTPFRYPFIFRVF from the coding sequence ATATACGACAGCGATAAACGCAAAATATTATCAGCCTTATCTCACGGGGCAATTTTTTTCAGCACCACTATTGTATCCGTTGGTTTACCGATTGGTTTATTAATCATCTCTGATGATCCGGTTGTCAAAGACAACGCCAAAGAATCTATCAATTTCCATTTTAACGTCTGGTTTTATGGTGCAATTTTAGGAGCTTTGTTTTTTCTACTCGGTTGGTTAGTTTTACCATTGGTGATATTATTGCCATTGGCAGGTTTGGGATATTTTATACATTGGGGATTAACAATTTTTGCTCTCATCAAAGTTTTTGCTAATCCTGATACACCCTTTCGTTATCCATTCATTTTTCGAGTTTTTTAG
- the hemB gene encoding porphobilinogen synthase: MFPTHRPRRLRTHPQLRRMVRETVLTTNDLIYPLFAVPGESVAKEVKSMPGVYQLSVDKIVEEAKEVYDLGIPAIILFGIPADKDIDATGAWHDCGIVQKAATAVKEAVPDLIILADTCLCEYTSHGHCGYLQTGDLTGRVLNDPTLELLKKTAVSQAKAGADIIAPSGMMDGFVQAIREGLDEAGFEDIPIMSYAAKYASAYYGPFRDAADSTPQFGDRRTYQMDPGNSREAIKEIELDIAEGADMLMVKPALAYMDIIWQVKQASNLPVAAYNVSGEYAMVKAAALNGWIDEQRVVMETLTGFKRAGADLILTYHAKDAARWL; the protein is encoded by the coding sequence ATGTTTCCAACACATCGTCCCCGTCGCTTACGTACCCATCCCCAACTACGTCGCATGGTACGTGAAACCGTTTTAACAACCAATGATTTAATTTATCCTTTGTTTGCTGTTCCAGGTGAGAGTGTTGCTAAGGAAGTAAAATCTATGCCTGGAGTCTACCAACTTTCGGTAGATAAAATTGTTGAAGAAGCTAAGGAAGTTTATGATTTAGGTATTCCGGCTATTATCTTATTTGGAATTCCGGCAGATAAAGACATAGATGCTACAGGTGCATGGCATGATTGTGGTATTGTCCAAAAAGCAGCAACCGCAGTTAAAGAAGCAGTTCCTGATTTAATTATTCTGGCTGATACTTGTTTGTGTGAATATACCAGTCATGGTCATTGTGGTTATTTACAAACTGGTGATTTAACAGGTAGAGTTTTAAATGACCCAACTTTGGAATTATTGAAGAAAACCGCAGTTTCCCAAGCTAAAGCAGGTGCGGATATTATTGCACCTTCGGGAATGATGGATGGTTTTGTTCAAGCTATTCGTGAAGGTTTGGATGAAGCGGGATTTGAAGATATCCCCATCATGTCCTATGCTGCTAAATATGCTTCCGCTTATTATGGACCATTCCGGGATGCAGCAGACTCCACACCGCAGTTTGGTGATAGACGCACTTACCAAATGGACCCCGGTAACTCCCGTGAAGCTATCAAAGAAATTGAGTTAGATATTGCCGAAGGCGCTGATATGCTGATGGTGAAGCCAGCTTTGGCATATATGGACATTATTTGGCAGGTGAAGCAAGCTAGTAATTTACCTGTGGCTGCTTATAATGTCTCTGGTGAGTATGCGATGGTGAAAGCTGCGGCTTTAAATGGTTGGATAGATGAACAGCGTGTGGTGATGGAAACTTTAACAGGTTTTAAACGGGCTGGTGCTGATTTGATTTTAACTTACCACGCTAAAGATGCGGCGAGGTGGTTGTAG
- the prfC gene encoding peptide chain release factor 3 → MATELIEELGEAVELRRNFAIISHPDAGKTTLTEKLLLYGGAIHEAGAVKARRDQRKVTSDWMAMEQQRGISITSTVLQFVYRNCQINLLDTPGHQDFSEDTYRTLAAADNAVMLIDAAKGLEPQTRKLFEVCKLRGIPIFTFVNKLDRPGREPLELLDEIEQELGLQTYAVNWPIGMGDRFKGVFDRHQQQIHLFERSAHGSKEARDTIVDLGDSRIEQLLEQDLYHQLKEELELLEGAGEELDLDLVHQGKMTPVFFGSAMTNFGVELFLKYFLDYALKPGTHSSSVGEIPPTYPEFSGFVFKLQANMDPKHRDRVAFVRVCTGKFEKDMTVNHARTGKVVRLSRPQKLFAQERESIDVAYPGDVIGLNNPGVFAIGDTIYTGQKLEYEGIPYFSPELFATLRNPNPSKFKQFQKGVSELREEGAVQIMYSTDEAKRDPILAAVGQLQFEVVQFRLQNEYGVETILDLLPYSVARWVDGGWEALEKVGRLFNTTTVKDSMGRPVLLFRNEWNCQQLEGDHPELKLSAIAPVFSSQQPVE, encoded by the coding sequence ATGGCTACTGAACTTATTGAAGAACTAGGTGAAGCGGTGGAACTGCGTCGCAACTTTGCGATTATTTCTCACCCTGATGCTGGTAAAACTACGTTAACTGAAAAACTATTATTATACGGAGGTGCTATACACGAAGCGGGGGCAGTAAAAGCGCGAAGAGACCAGCGCAAAGTAACTTCTGACTGGATGGCAATGGAACAACAACGGGGTATTTCTATTACCTCCACAGTGTTGCAATTTGTCTATCGTAACTGTCAAATTAACTTACTTGACACCCCTGGACACCAAGATTTTAGTGAAGACACCTATAGAACTTTAGCAGCAGCAGATAATGCGGTGATGCTGATTGATGCCGCTAAAGGGTTAGAACCCCAAACCCGGAAGCTGTTTGAAGTTTGTAAACTTAGGGGTATACCTATTTTCACATTTGTCAATAAACTCGACCGTCCGGGACGAGAACCTTTAGAACTGTTAGATGAGATTGAACAAGAATTGGGATTACAGACTTATGCGGTAAATTGGCCGATAGGGATGGGCGATCGCTTTAAAGGAGTATTTGACCGCCACCAGCAGCAAATACATTTATTTGAACGCAGCGCCCACGGTAGTAAAGAAGCCCGTGATACCATCGTAGATTTAGGTGATAGTAGAATTGAGCAACTACTAGAACAAGACCTTTATCACCAACTTAAAGAGGAGTTAGAACTATTAGAAGGAGCAGGTGAGGAACTAGATTTAGACTTAGTGCATCAAGGAAAAATGACTCCGGTGTTTTTTGGAAGCGCCATGACTAACTTTGGGGTCGAGTTATTCCTCAAATACTTCCTGGACTATGCCCTCAAACCTGGTACACATAGCAGCAGCGTTGGCGAAATTCCCCCTACCTATCCAGAATTTTCAGGCTTTGTCTTCAAACTCCAAGCCAACATGGACCCGAAACATAGAGATAGAGTGGCTTTTGTCCGGGTCTGCACAGGTAAGTTTGAAAAGGATATGACAGTTAACCACGCTCGCACAGGTAAAGTTGTCCGTCTATCTCGTCCGCAAAAACTGTTTGCACAAGAGAGAGAGTCAATTGATGTCGCTTATCCTGGAGACGTGATCGGTTTAAATAATCCCGGCGTTTTTGCAATTGGCGACACCATTTACACAGGACAAAAACTGGAATATGAGGGAATTCCTTATTTTTCACCAGAACTGTTTGCCACTCTCAGAAACCCCAACCCCTCAAAATTCAAGCAATTTCAAAAAGGCGTTTCCGAATTAAGAGAAGAAGGTGCTGTACAAATTATGTACTCAACAGATGAAGCCAAACGTGATCCAATTTTGGCAGCGGTTGGTCAGTTGCAATTTGAAGTTGTGCAGTTCCGCCTACAAAATGAGTATGGTGTAGAAACCATTCTCGATTTATTACCCTACAGTGTGGCTCGGTGGGTTGATGGTGGTTGGGAAGCTTTGGAAAAAGTAGGGCGTTTATTTAACACTACTACAGTCAAAGATAGCATGGGAAGACCAGTATTATTATTCCGTAATGAATGGAATTGCCAACAATTAGAGGGAGATCATCCAGAGTTGAAATTAAGTGCGATCGCTCCAGTATTCTCTAGTCAACAACCAGTGGAATAA
- a CDS encoding transposase, with amino-acid sequence MSRKPRTLQSGYSYHVTIRCNNREFRLTKLECRQVLVYAIKKAIEKYNFKLYGLCIMSNHIHYLIEPQQPEDLPKIMHWLNWYTAMCFNQMLNRSGHFWEKRYHSTGFANTDKKRALNTLRYIHANPKAAGVQQGLFYSPFHRMILVPPLRLRGGG; translated from the coding sequence ATGTCTCGAAAACCAAGAACTTTACAATCAGGATATTCTTACCATGTCACTATTAGATGTAATAACCGTGAGTTTCGTTTGACCAAATTAGAATGTCGTCAAGTTTTAGTTTACGCCATTAAAAAGGCTATTGAAAAATACAACTTTAAATTATACGGTTTGTGCATTATGAGTAATCACATTCATTATCTCATAGAACCGCAACAACCGGAAGACTTACCAAAAATTATGCACTGGTTAAACTGGTACACTGCAATGTGTTTTAACCAAATGTTGAACCGTAGCGGACATTTCTGGGAAAAGCGTTATCACAGTACCGGGTTTGCAAATACAGACAAGAAACGAGCTTTAAATACTTTGCGTTATATTCATGCTAACCCGAAAGCGGCTGGTGTGCAGCAAGGACTTTTTTATAGTCCATTCCACAGGATGATTTTAGTCCCCCCTCTTCGCTTGCGGGGAGGGGGTTAG